In Lepus europaeus isolate LE1 chromosome 22, mLepTim1.pri, whole genome shotgun sequence, the following are encoded in one genomic region:
- the BDKRB1 gene encoding B1 bradykinin receptor, with protein MASQIPLELQPSNQSQLAPPNATSCIGALDAWDLLHRLLPTFIIAVFTLGLLGNSFVLSVFLLARRRLSVAEIYLANLAASDLVFVLGLPFWAENVRNQFDWPFGAALCRVVNGVIKANLFISIFLVVAISQDRYSVLVHPMASRRGRRRRRAQATCALIWLAGGLLSTPTFVLRSVRAVPELNVSACILLLPHEAWHWLRMVELNLLGFLLPLAAILFFNYHILASLRRRGELVPTRCGGPRDGKSTALILTLVAAFLVCWAPYHFFAFLECLWQVHAVGGCFWEELTDLGLQLSNFFAFVNSCLNPVIYVFVGRLFRTKVWELYQQCSPRSLAPVSSSRRKEMLWGFWRN; from the coding sequence ATGGCCTCACAGATCCCCCTGGAGCTCCAGCCCTCCAACCAGAGCCAGCTCGCCCCTCCTAATGCCACATCCTGCATCGGCGCCCTGGACGCCTGGGACCTGCTGCACAGGCTGCTGCCCACGTTCATCATCGCCGTCTTCACCCTCGGCCTCCTGGGAAACTCTTTTGTCCTGTCCGTCTTCCTCCTGGCCCGGCGGCGACTGAGTGTGGCAGAAATCTACCTGGCCAACCTCGCCGCTTCTGACCTGGTGTTTGTCCTGGGCTTGCCCTTCTGGGCAGAGAATGTGCGGAACCAGTTCGACTGGCCCTTCGGGGCCGCCCTCTGCCGCGTCGTGAACGGGGTCATCAAGGCCAACCTGTTCATTAGCATCTTCCTGGTGGTGGCCATCAGCCAGGACCGCTACAGCGTGCTGGTGCACCCCATGGCCAGCcggagggggcggcggcggcggcgggctcAGGCCACCTGCGCGCTCATCTGGCTCGCGGGGGGCCTCCTGAGTACCCCCACCTTCGTGCTGCGCTCCGTCAGAGCCGTCCCGGAGCTCAACGTCTCCGCCTGCATCCTGCTGCTCCCGCACGAGGCCTGGCACTGGCTGAGGATGGTGGAGCTGAACCTGCTGGGCTTCCTCCTCCCGCTGGCCGCCATCCTGTTCTTCAACTACCACATCCTGGCCTCCCTGCGGAGGCGGGGGGAGCTCGTCCCCACGCGGTGCGGGGGCCCCAGGGACGGCAAGAGCACGGCGCTCATCCTCACTCTCGTGGCTGCCTTCCTGGTCTGCTGGGCCCCCTACCACTTCTTCGCGTTCCTGGAGTGCCTGTGGCAGGTGCACGCCGTCGGGGGCTGCTTCTGGGAGGAGCTCACCGACCTGGGCCTGCAGCTGTCCAACTTCTTCGCTTTCGTCAACAGCTGCCTCAACCCGGTGATTTATGTGTTTGTGGGCCGGCTCTTCAGGACCAAGGTCTGGGAACTCTATCAACAATGCAGCCCCAGGAGTCTCGCGCCCGTGTCCTCGTCCCGTAGGAAAGAAATGCTCTGGGGTTTCTGGCGGAATTAA
- the BDKRB2 gene encoding B2 bradykinin receptor isoform X2 — translation MFSALKTSMFLRVYDNPAPTTASLGAEMLNITSQVLAPALNGSVSQSSGCPNTEWSGWLNVIQAPFLWVLFVLATLENLFVLSVFCLHKSSCTVAEVYLGNLAAADLILACGLPFWAVTIANHFDWLFGEALCRVVNSMIYMNLYSSICFLMLVSIDRYLALVKTMSMGRMRGVRCAKLYSLVIWGCTLLLSSPMLVFRTMRDYRDEGYNVTACIIDYPSHSWEVFTNVLLNLVGFLLPLSVITFCTVQILQVLRNNEMQKFKEIQTERRATVLVLAVLLLFVVCWLPFQISTFLDTLLKLGVLSSCWDEHVIDIITQISSFMGYSNSCLNPLVYVIVGKRFRKKSREVYRAACPKAGCVLEPMQAESSMGTLRTSISVERQIHKLPEWTRSSQ, via the coding sequence CGctgaaatgctcaacatcacctcTCAAGTGCTCGCGCCCGCTCTGAACGGGTCTGTCTCCCAGAGCAGTGGTTGTCCCAACACGGAGTGGTCGGGCTGGCTCAATGTCATCCAGGCCCCCTTCCTCTGGGTTTTGTTTGTCCTCGCCACCCTCGAGAACCTCTTTGTGCTCAGCGTCTTCTGCCTGCACAAGAGCAGCTGCACGGTGGCCGAGGTCTACCTGGGCAACCTGGCGGCGGCCGACCTGATCTTGGCCTGCGGGCTGCCCTTCTGGGCCGTCACCATCGCCAACCACTTCGACTGGCTCTTTGGGGAGGCCCTGTGCCGCGTGGTGAACTCCATGATCTACATGAACCTGTACAGCAGCATCTGCTTCCTGATGCTGGTCAGCATTGACCGCTACCTGGCCCTGGTGAAAACCATGTCCATGGGCCGGATGCGCGGGGTGCGCTGTGCCAAACTCTATAGCCTGGTGATCTGGGGCTGCACCCTGCTGCTGAGCTCGCCCATGCTGGTGTTCCGGACCATGAGGGACTACAGAGACGAGGGCTACAACGTGACCGCCTGCATCATCGACTACCCGTCCCACTCCTGGGAGGTGTTCACCAACGTCCTCCTGAACCTGGTGGGCTTCCTGCTGCCCCTGAGTGTCATCACCTTCTGCACCGTGCAGATCCTGCAGGTGCTGCGCAACAACGAGATGCAGAAGTTCAAGGAGATCCAGACGGAGAGGAGGGCCACGGTGCTGGTGCTGGCTGTGCTGCTGCTGTTCGTGGTGTGCTGGCTCCCCTTCCAGATCAGCACCTTCCTGGACACGCTGCTGAAGCTTGGGGTCCTCTCCAGCTGCTGGGACGAACACGTCATCGACATCATCACGCAGATCAGCTCCTTCATGGGCTACAGTAACAGCTGCCTCAACCCGCTGGTCTACGTGATCGTGGGCAAGCGCTTCCGGAAGAAGTCCCGGGAGGTGTACCGGGCGGCCTGCCCCAAGGCGGGCTGCGTGTTGGAACCCATGCAGGCGGAGAGCTCCATGGGCACGCTGCGGACCTCCATCTCGGTGGAGCGCCAGATCCACAAGCTGCCAGAGTGGACGAGGAGCAGCCAGTGA